In the Streptomyces sp. SJL17-4 genome, GCGCCGACGACGACGCCGAGCGCATAGCCCGTGACGAGCAGGCCGGCGGTGGGGATGGAGACGCCGTAGTCACCGGCGATCTCGGGGAGCAGCCCCATGACGACGAACTCGGTCGTGCCGATTCCGAATGCCCCGACTGCCAGGGCGAGGAGTGCGAGCGGCATGGCTCACCCCTTCTGGATTGCTTGAGTGGGCTGATTACGTGCTGCCACAATAATTGCAAGCGCGCTATAAACGCAAACGCGGATTGCATGCATCCATCGGGGGTGTGGTGGTGCGGAGGTCTGCCCATACGGGGCTGTCGGAGGGCCAGGGCTCTTGAGGGGTGCGTTGTCGAGGGGCCTGTAGCGACCGCCTACACGGACCGTGATGGACCTCGTCGCGGACGTTGAAGCCGTCGGAGCGGAGCTGGGCGACCAGCAGCGCGGCGATCGTGACGTGCAGGTCCTTCGGCCGAGCCTCGCCGCCGGTGACCGAGGTGAACGCGTGGTCGGCGCCGGTCCAGGAGACCGCAGACCGAGCAGGGAGGCCGGTTCGGGCTCCGGCTCCAGCGCTGCGAGGTGCAGCCGGCCCGGTCCACGCCGTACGGGGCGAGTCGGGTGGTGATGAGGCGGCGCAGGTCGGCGTCGGAGACAGGAGGCAGGGCCACCGTCGGGCGGCCGTCGGCCAGGTCGCATCGGATCTGTTCGCCGGCGTAGGCGTGCCGATGGACGTCAGGGCGCCGACGACCGCGCGCCGGGTGGAGTCGAGGTGGAGGGGAACCTTGGAGGGCTTGCCGATGTCCCTCAGGGGCAGCGCCGGCAGGACGGCTTATGGCGAGGCCGTACGCCTGGCGGCTGCGCCGGCGCGGCCGCCGGCCTCGCGGCCCTCGGTGTCTCTTCAGGCCCCTGCGGGGCCGCGAAGCTCGGCGGCCCCGCCGCGTAGCCACGCTCGGTGTCCTCGGCCTGCTGGCCGTCGTGCCGGGCCCGGACATGGCGGTGATGACCCGACGCGCGCTCGCGCCCGGCCACGAGTGTGCGCCTTCTCGTGGCCGGACGTGGGCGGGCGTGGACGGAGCTCAGCGGTTGAACGTCAGCCGCGGTGCCGCGTTACGGGCCAGGGAGTGGACCTGGTCCGGCCACCAGGTGCCGGCCGGCGGGTCGACGATGCCGTACTCGGGGTCGATCGTGCCGCCGGTGTTGCGGGTGCAGCTGCCGTCGGACTCGCCGGGGATCTTGATCCACAGGTAGGCGTCGACGAGCGGTGCGCCGGTGTCGGCGGTGGGGCGCGGGCCGAGGCCGCGGCCGGGCGCGTTGCACCAGATTTCCGGGTCGCCGCTGTACTTGCCGGGCTCCGGGGTCCAGGCGCCCAGTCCGTTGCGGCTGGTGTCGATGACGAAGTGGTGCAGCGCGTCGTTGGGCGGGGTGCCCGCGTTCTGGTCGAACCAGGCGTCGGTCCAGCGCCAGGTGGCGGGGTCGGCGGAGTCGACGGCGTTGCCGGGGGTGCCGTCGTTGGGCGCGGCGGGCGAGTAGTACTGCGTGGCGCACCAGTCGGTGTGGCCGCGGGCCCAGTCGGGTCCTTCGGTGGCGAGCCACATGCATTTCGCTATCCAGGTGCCGTACCTGGTGTTGTGGTCGGTGGGGTGGGTGTTGGAGACGTTGAGGGAGAAGCCGTCGCTGTACCGGACGCCGGCGTCGAGGAGTCGCTGGGCCATGTCGCCGACGGGCCGCCACAGGACGTTGCCCGCGTCCAGGTAGACCGCCGTGCGGGGCTTGGACTTGAGCGTTCTGACGGCGTATTCGAGGTCGGCGATGCGGGTCGCCGTGAGCTCGCCGGTCGGGTCCACGGCGGGCCCGCAGTCCCGGGGGAGGAGGGCCAGGCCGTCGGGTTCGACGACGACCACCGCCTTGCGGTCGCCGATGCCGGCGGCGAAGGCGTCGATCCACTTCCGGTACGCGGCGGAGGACGCGGCGCCGCCGCTGGAGTACTGCGAGCAGTCGCGGCCCGGCACGTTGTAGGCGACCAGGAGGGGGGTCCTGCCGACCACTCGGGCCTTGCGGACGAGCCCGTCGACCTTCGCGCGCACCTCGTCGGGGGTGCCCTCGGTGAACCACTCGGCCTGTGGGTGGCTCGCGAGCTTGGCCATGTTCGCGGCGTTCGCGAAGTCGCCGTTCCTGACGTCGGCGAGAGCCTGCTTGGCCGCCTTGCTGAGCGGGTCGACGTAGAACTTCGTGGCCGGGGTGAGCGTGCCGTCCTGCGAGGGTGCGGCCTGTGCCTGAGCCTGCGCCTGTCCCTGCGTCGCGGTCAGGGCGGCGCAGGCGGCGACCGCCGCGAGTGCGGCGGTCACCCGACGCCGTAGGTTGCGTGGCTTCATGAATGCTCCTGGTCGATGGATGGGTGTGAGTTCCTGCGGCCCGGTCGCGGGGCACGGAGACGCCGGGCCGCAGGAGTCGGAAATCAGTCGCGCCGTAGGTCGGTAGCCGTGGATCAGGAGCGCCGCGGATCAGGGGCGCCGTGGATCAGGGAGCGCCGCGGATCAGGGGCGCCGTGGACCAGGAGCGCTGTGGATCAGTAGCCGTAGACCATCTTGTAGGCGGCCTCGGGGAGGAACTGTCCGGCCGAGGATCCCGCTCCGACGCCGCAGTTGCCGTCGGACTCGCCCGGGGCCTTGATCCACAGGAGCATCTCGGCGCCGCCGCCCAGCTGGGTGGGGGTGCCGATGCGGCGGCCCGCCGCGTTGCACCACTCGCCATTGGAGCCGTTCCCGTTCCGGCTGGTGTCGACGACGAACGGCTTGGTGTAGCCGTAGCGGGCGCCCAGTTCGCCGTTGACGGCGTTGCCGTAGGCGGTGTTCTGGGCGGTGGTGTAGTAGTTCGAGACGTTGAGGGAGAAGCCGCGGGCCTGCCGGAGGCCGCCGGCGTGGAGGCGCTGAGCCATGTCCGCCGGGCTCACCCAGCCGGGGTTGCCGGCGTCGAGGTAGAGCCAGGCGTTGGGTGCCTGGCGGTTGAACTCGGAGACGGCGCCGCTGATCATGGTCTGTCGTTCGCGGATCTGGGTCTGGTTCAGGCAGCCGGAGTCCGCGAGTGCGTCCGGTTCCAGGATGACGACGGCCGGGCGGTTGGCGATCCCGCCGGCGAACTGCGCGATCCAGCTCGCGTACGCGGACGGCGAGGAGGCGCCGCCTCCGGAGTGCCCGCCGCAGGAGTCGCGGAGGGGGATGTTGTAGGCGACGAGAATGGGCAGCTTGCCCGCGTGGTCGGCCGCCCCCACGTACGCACCCGTCGCGGTGCCGATGGTGCCGCTCCACGCGCCGAACCAGCGGGCCTGGGGGGTGTTGGCGAGGGACCCGTTGATCGCGGGCGTCCGGCCGTCGCCAGGGTTGGCGGCGACCCACTGCTTGGCGGTGGAGTTCGGGTCCACGTAGAAGCCGCTGGTCATGGTGGTCGGGTCGGCCGCGTGGGCGGACGGGGCGGCGGCGAGTGCCAGCGGCAGCGCGAGGAAGGCTGCGGCGAGGGCGCGGATTCGGCGGCGCATGACGGTACCTCGGTTTCCTGACGGCGGACGCGCCGCCCCCTCACGTCCTGAGGGGGCGGCGCACGGAGGAAGTGCGGTGGTACGGCGTGCCCTTGGACCTGCGGAGTCCGTGGAAGCGCTCCCACTGGAAGCGATCCCAGTCGGCTCTCCGGCTGCCTTGGGGTGTGGCCGGTATCGTGTGACGCACTGGCCAGCCTGTCAAGTACCGCTCCTTAACCAGCACTTCACACAATGGCCGGAAAGCCTTACAGTCCTGAAATTGGAAGCGCTTCCAGTTTCCCCGTGCACAGCTCGTGACAGGAAGGCAGAACATGGCGGAAGGTGTGCCGCGTCGGCAGTCGACCCTCGACGAAGTGGCCGAACTGGCCGGTGTCTCAAGGTCGGTGGCCTCCCGTGTACTCAACAACGCGCCACACGTCAGCCGCGCCAAACGCGAGGCGGTCGAACGGGCCGTCCACCGGCTCGGCTACGTGCCGAACCCGACCGCCCGCGCGCTGGCGACCCGTCAGACGGGCGCGGCCGCCCTGGTCGTCTCGGGGGAGGACCCGTCGATCTTCGCGGATCCGTTCTTCGCTCAGGTGATCGTGGGGGCCTCGGCGGCCCTGGAGGACGCCGATCTCCACCTGATGCTGTGCCTGGCCGCCTCCGACCGGGGCCGTAAGCGCGTGGAACAGCTTCTTCGGTCCAAGGGGGCCGACGGGGTGATGCTGATGGCGCTGCGCGAGGACGATCCGCTGGCCCGCATGGCCCAGGAGGCGGACATGCCCGTCGTGTTCGGCGGGCGGCCGGTCGGTTTAGACCCCCGGTGGTACGTGGACGTCGACAACGTCGGCGGAGCGCGCGCGGCGACCGAGCACCTGCTCGCGGCCGGCCGGACCCGGGTGGCCACCATCTGCGGGCGGCTCGACACCGAGGTCGGACGCGCCCGGCATCGCGGTCACCGGGACGCCCTGCTGGCGGCGGGCCTCGATCCGTACCCGCCGGAAGCCGGTGACTTCACGGAGGCCAGTGGAGCCGTCGCCATGGCCGCCCTGCTGGCGCGGCATCCGGACCTGGACGGGGTGTTCGCCGCCAGCGACAACATGGGGGTCGGCGCGCTGCGCGCGCTGCGTGAAGCCGGCCGGACGGTCCCCGGTGACGTCGCCGTGGTCGGGTTCGACGACCTCGACGTGGCCCGGATCGCCGATCCGCCGCTGACCACGGTGAACCAACCGATAGAGGGTCTCGGCCGGGAGATGGCGCGCATGCTGGTCGCGCTCATCGACGGTCAGGACCCCACTCCGCTGATCCTGCCCACACGCCTGGTCGTCCGCGCCAGCGCGTGACAGGACGGCACGCCCTCGGGGACACCCGTGGGCAGTGCCCGGCCGCCCCCGCCCGTCGAGCTTGACAGGCGGTCGAAGGGGCGGCACGGTTCCGGATGCCACCTTTTGGGAGCGCTCCCAGTTCGGGATGCCCCGGGTGTTTCGCCCCCGGCCTCCGAAGGCCCCACCCCCGCGCCGATCCGCCCACGAGGCGAGGCTCTGCCCGGCGCACCCCTCACGCCTCACCCCTCACCCATCACGCCCTACGTCTCACCCCTCACCTCTCACGCCCTACGTCTCACCCCTCACCTCTCACGCCCCACGCCTCACCCCTCACCCCCTGACGCATCGAGGAGATGCCATGCCCCGTCCGTCCCTGCCGCGCCTCCGCACTCGCTCCGCCGTACTGGCCTCCGCGGCGCTCGCCTCGGCGCTCGTCCTCACCGGCTGCTCGTCCTCCGGCGACGGCGGCTCCCCCTCCGACGGGAAGACCACCCTGACCGTCGGCACCTTCGGGACCTTCGGGTACAAGGAGGCCGGCCTGTACGACGCGTACATGAAGCAGAACCCCGGGATCACCATCAAGGAGAACCCGACGACCGTCGAGGGCAACTATTGGACCGCCCTGCAGACCCGGCTCTCCGGCGGCGGCCTCGACGACGTCCAGGCCCTTGAGGTCGGCCGTATATCCCTGGCCACCTCCGAGGACCTGGCCGACGCCTTCGTCGACCTTTCCGACGCCCCCGGCGTCGACAAGAAGTCCTACCTCCCCTGGAAGTGGGACCAGGCCACCACCGCCGACGGGAGGA is a window encoding:
- a CDS encoding glycoside hydrolase family 6 protein, giving the protein MKPRNLRRRVTAALAAVAACAALTATQGQAQAQAQAAPSQDGTLTPATKFYVDPLSKAAKQALADVRNGDFANAANMAKLASHPQAEWFTEGTPDEVRAKVDGLVRKARVVGRTPLLVAYNVPGRDCSQYSSGGAASSAAYRKWIDAFAAGIGDRKAVVVVEPDGLALLPRDCGPAVDPTGELTATRIADLEYAVRTLKSKPRTAVYLDAGNVLWRPVGDMAQRLLDAGVRYSDGFSLNVSNTHPTDHNTRYGTWIAKCMWLATEGPDWARGHTDWCATQYYSPAAPNDGTPGNAVDSADPATWRWTDAWFDQNAGTPPNDALHHFVIDTSRNGLGAWTPEPGKYSGDPEIWCNAPGRGLGPRPTADTGAPLVDAYLWIKIPGESDGSCTRNTGGTIDPEYGIVDPPAGTWWPDQVHSLARNAAPRLTFNR
- a CDS encoding glycoside hydrolase family 6 protein → MRRRIRALAAAFLALPLALAAAPSAHAADPTTMTSGFYVDPNSTAKQWVAANPGDGRTPAINGSLANTPQARWFGAWSGTIGTATGAYVGAADHAGKLPILVAYNIPLRDSCGGHSGGGASSPSAYASWIAQFAGGIANRPAVVILEPDALADSGCLNQTQIRERQTMISGAVSEFNRQAPNAWLYLDAGNPGWVSPADMAQRLHAGGLRQARGFSLNVSNYYTTAQNTAYGNAVNGELGARYGYTKPFVVDTSRNGNGSNGEWCNAAGRRIGTPTQLGGGAEMLLWIKAPGESDGNCGVGAGSSAGQFLPEAAYKMVYGY
- a CDS encoding LacI family DNA-binding transcriptional regulator, giving the protein MAEGVPRRQSTLDEVAELAGVSRSVASRVLNNAPHVSRAKREAVERAVHRLGYVPNPTARALATRQTGAAALVVSGEDPSIFADPFFAQVIVGASAALEDADLHLMLCLAASDRGRKRVEQLLRSKGADGVMLMALREDDPLARMAQEADMPVVFGGRPVGLDPRWYVDVDNVGGARAATEHLLAAGRTRVATICGRLDTEVGRARHRGHRDALLAAGLDPYPPEAGDFTEASGAVAMAALLARHPDLDGVFAASDNMGVGALRALREAGRTVPGDVAVVGFDDLDVARIADPPLTTVNQPIEGLGREMARMLVALIDGQDPTPLILPTRLVVRASA